The proteins below come from a single Chryseobacterium capnotolerans genomic window:
- a CDS encoding complex I subunit 4 family protein, with protein MSCLLLTLLLLPLVGSGLVFAWKSNSSKYLALGIALVQMLLTFYVLSDFDFTPTVDSVLQHEINYPWSQFMKSSLHFGIDGMSMLLLLLTNILAPIIILSSFNENVSYRNTFYGLILLMQFGLVGVFTSLDGLLFYIFWEVTLIPIWFIAGLWGQENKRFEFTTKFFVYTFVGSLFMLAGLIYVYNHSASFALTDLYNAQLNETQQTVVFWFIFFAFAVKLPVFPFHTWQPDTYTYSPTQGSMLLSGIMLKMAVYGVMRYLLPITPLPIAGISGQIVIILAIVGIVHGALIAIIQTDMKRIIAYSSFSHVGLMVAGIFASAVVTLRGTFNVEGAEGALVQTFAHGINVVGLFYCCDILYKRFKSRDIRQMGGLAKVAPKFAVLFLIIILGSMGVPLTNGFIGEFILLKAVYDFNGTAAVIAGLTVILCAVYLLRFYGKAMFGEGNAEVLSTAKDLSGVEFSVLASLAVFVILLGIFPQPVIEMVSSSVKFIYTAMAN; from the coding sequence ATGTCTTGTTTATTATTAACATTATTACTATTACCTCTAGTAGGTTCGGGATTAGTTTTTGCGTGGAAGAGTAATTCCAGCAAATATTTGGCACTAGGAATCGCATTGGTTCAAATGCTTCTTACGTTCTATGTACTTTCGGATTTTGATTTTACTCCGACAGTAGACAGCGTATTGCAGCACGAGATCAATTATCCTTGGTCACAATTTATGAAGAGCTCTCTTCACTTCGGTATCGATGGGATGAGTATGCTTCTTTTATTGCTGACTAACATCTTAGCGCCAATCATCATTTTATCTTCTTTCAATGAAAATGTAAGCTACAGAAATACATTCTACGGATTGATTCTGTTGATGCAATTCGGTCTTGTAGGAGTATTTACTTCTTTAGACGGATTATTGTTCTACATTTTCTGGGAAGTAACTTTGATTCCAATTTGGTTTATTGCCGGACTTTGGGGACAAGAGAATAAAAGGTTTGAATTCACTACGAAGTTCTTCGTATATACATTCGTTGGATCTTTATTTATGTTAGCAGGATTGATCTATGTGTACAACCACTCTGCATCATTCGCATTAACAGATCTTTACAATGCGCAACTGAACGAAACTCAACAGACTGTGGTATTCTGGTTTATTTTCTTTGCTTTTGCAGTGAAATTACCGGTATTCCCTTTCCATACCTGGCAGCCTGACACCTATACCTACTCTCCTACTCAAGGATCGATGTTGTTATCCGGTATCATGCTTAAGATGGCAGTTTATGGTGTAATGCGTTATTTACTTCCAATTACTCCACTTCCGATTGCCGGAATTTCAGGACAGATTGTAATCATCCTTGCGATCGTAGGAATTGTTCACGGAGCATTGATTGCGATCATCCAGACAGATATGAAGAGAATCATCGCTTATTCATCTTTCTCTCACGTAGGATTGATGGTAGCGGGTATCTTCGCCTCAGCAGTAGTTACTTTAAGAGGAACTTTCAATGTGGAAGGTGCTGAAGGAGCATTGGTACAAACTTTCGCTCACGGTATCAACGTTGTTGGATTATTCTACTGTTGCGATATTTTATACAAGAGATTTAAATCAAGAGATATCAGACAAATGGGTGGTTTAGCTAAAGTAGCGCCTAAGTTTGCTGTTTTATTCCTGATTATTATATTAGGTTCAATGGGAGTTCCATTGACGAATGGATTCATCGGAGAATTTATCCTGCTAAAAGCAGTATATGATTTCAACGGAACAGCAGCAGTAATTGCTGGTCTTACGGTAATTCTTTGTGCAGTGTACTTATTGAGATTCTACGGAAAAGCAATGTTTGGAGAAGGAAATGCAGAAGTATTAAGCACAGCAAAAGATTTATCTGGTGTAGAATTCTCTGTATTGGCGAGTTTAGCGGTTTTTGTGATCTTACTTGGTATTTTCCCACAACCGGTAATAGAAATGGTGAGTAGTTCAGTGAAGTTTATCTACACAGCGATGGCTAACTAA
- a CDS encoding NADH-quinone oxidoreductase subunit N gives MSVLIIVFLTAVIALFSGVFEHGKFARYIGILGLIIALYVSFMPECSFFDHYKHMYEYSANTALFTKLSIVTTLLLFFLGGFAFSNHRSHQSELYALMLFALCGGIVLFGYQNLVTMFLGVEILSIPLYVMAGANKTDLRSNEASIKYFLMGAFATGFLLFGIAFIYGSAGSFDLYKIHDFGVANASNVMFILGVLLILCALAFKVALAPFHMWSPDVYAGSPSLITAFMASVVKISGFFALFRLMTIGFAGVTHEWINVLGVFLIITLLLANVMGLAQTNAKRMLAYSSVSHAGYIGLVFFGMTSLSTYNLAFYLFAYALSTVGVFMCLIWVEKLKRETSFGAFKGLAKTEPLLATAAAISMLSMAGVPLTAGFMGKFALFSQAMNGAAFLVLVAVLGSALSIAYYLRLIIAMFFFKESTFKSSEKVTLTYNIVAVFVIAAIIILGVFPDLFAKVFGL, from the coding sequence ATGAGTGTTTTAATTATTGTTTTCCTAACGGCAGTTATTGCGTTATTTTCAGGAGTTTTCGAACATGGAAAATTCGCAAGATACATTGGGATTTTGGGTTTAATCATCGCATTGTATGTAAGCTTTATGCCTGAATGTTCGTTCTTCGATCACTACAAGCATATGTATGAATACAGTGCCAATACTGCATTATTCACTAAATTATCCATTGTAACAACTTTATTGTTATTCTTCCTGGGAGGTTTTGCATTCAGCAATCACAGAAGCCACCAGTCAGAATTATATGCATTAATGTTATTTGCATTATGTGGAGGAATCGTACTTTTCGGATACCAGAACCTGGTTACCATGTTCTTAGGTGTTGAAATCCTTTCCATCCCGTTATATGTAATGGCTGGTGCCAACAAAACTGATTTAAGATCAAATGAAGCTTCAATCAAGTATTTCTTAATGGGTGCATTCGCGACAGGTTTCTTACTTTTCGGGATCGCATTTATTTATGGAAGTGCCGGAAGCTTTGATTTATATAAAATCCACGACTTTGGAGTAGCCAATGCTTCAAACGTAATGTTCATCCTAGGAGTATTACTTATTCTTTGTGCATTGGCATTTAAAGTGGCTTTAGCACCTTTCCACATGTGGAGCCCTGATGTATATGCAGGATCACCTTCATTAATCACGGCTTTCATGGCAAGTGTGGTAAAAATCTCAGGATTCTTCGCATTGTTCAGATTAATGACAATCGGATTTGCCGGAGTTACTCACGAATGGATTAATGTTTTAGGAGTATTCTTAATCATTACTTTATTATTGGCAAACGTTATGGGTCTTGCTCAGACGAATGCAAAAAGAATGTTGGCTTACTCTTCAGTTTCTCACGCAGGATATATCGGATTGGTATTCTTCGGAATGACAAGTCTTTCTACTTATAACTTAGCGTTCTATTTATTCGCTTATGCTTTATCTACAGTAGGAGTTTTCATGTGTCTGATCTGGGTAGAGAAATTAAAAAGAGAAACTTCTTTCGGAGCTTTCAAAGGATTGGCAAAAACAGAACCTTTATTGGCAACAGCTGCAGCGATCTCTATGCTTTCAATGGCAGGGGTTCCACTAACGGCTGGTTTCATGGGGAAATTTGCTTTATTCTCTCAGGCAATGAACGGAGCAGCTTTCTTAGTACTGGTAGCAGTTTTAGGTTCTGCCCTATCTATCGCTTACTATTTAAGATTAATTATCGCGATGTTCTTCTTTAAAGAATCAACATTCAAATCATCAGAAAAAGTAACGCTTACTTACAATATTGTTGCAGTATTTGTAATCGCTGCCATTATCATCCTTGGAGTTTTCCCGGATCTGTTTGCAAAAGTGTTCGGATTATAA